One region of Nitrospinaceae bacterium genomic DNA includes:
- a CDS encoding haloacid dehalogenase, translated as MDTDQPANTPWHTKEIPALLAELAATEKGLTLEEADKRLKTHGPNKLPRKPPPTLWQLLGRQFKSALIYILGLAALVSFLLGDFTDAFFIAAVLVLNALIGGIQEWRAEQSAQALQKLLQIRATVERDGSIQEIDAENVVPGDVIWLESGNRVPADIRILMAHGLEVDESLLTGESFGVLKDPLWSGKSETPMADRRNIVHAASTVIRGRGKGVVVATGMKTAIGQLAKDVMSAGGGKPPLIIRMEQFSHMVAIAVLVASAALVLIGIFGHGQGLKEMFMFGVAMAVSAIPEGLPVAMTVALAVGSSRMAARGVIIRQLAAVEGLGSCTFIASDKTGTLTCNELTVREIQLAQGETFKVTGEGFVPEGQILFQDLPANPAQHPILEDLVRAAVLCNEADLYHREETWVWRGDPTDIALLSLGYKLNGTPHTALEQFPQVNQIPFEPEHQFSASYHQVDGETLAFVKGAPERIISMCAIPKNGELSERLLNAAENMAQQGYRVLAFAQRKIAEQMIPSQVPSEPSDLEFLGFVGMIDPLRPGVREAVAACAASGIEVCMITGDHPKTALAIAQGLGLASNPDQVVTGSELIGKSDEELQKIVQYARVFARVAPDQKLSLVNALRNSGHFVAVTGDGINDAPALRAANIGVAMGKSGTDVAREAAELVISDDNFATIINGIEEGRVTYDNIRKVIYLLISTGAAEIVMITLAVILGVPLPLLPVQLLWLNLITNGIQDVALAFEPSESDVLKRPPRPPKEPIFNRLMIERTVIAALVMGLVGFFFYMHLLRLGWSESSARNALLLLMVLFQNVHIANCRSETKSAFSISIFSSPILFYGVITAFSIHVLTMHLPWGQKVLRTEPVDLSTWLMALGCAFSILVIMEIHKRFWNHYHPHTKNKKNLDGEPIDH; from the coding sequence ATGGATACAGATCAACCTGCAAATACTCCGTGGCACACAAAAGAAATCCCGGCACTTCTGGCCGAACTCGCCGCCACCGAAAAGGGCTTGACCCTGGAAGAAGCAGACAAACGACTCAAAACGCACGGCCCAAACAAACTCCCCCGCAAACCCCCGCCCACCCTATGGCAGTTATTGGGTCGACAGTTTAAAAGCGCACTCATTTACATTTTAGGTTTGGCGGCTCTGGTTTCATTTTTGCTCGGAGATTTTACGGATGCATTTTTCATCGCCGCTGTTCTCGTTTTAAACGCATTGATAGGCGGAATACAGGAATGGCGGGCGGAACAAAGCGCGCAAGCCCTGCAAAAACTTCTTCAAATCCGCGCTACCGTTGAAAGAGATGGAAGCATTCAGGAAATCGATGCCGAAAATGTCGTCCCTGGAGATGTGATTTGGCTGGAATCGGGAAATCGAGTTCCCGCCGACATTCGAATTCTTATGGCCCACGGCCTGGAAGTTGACGAGTCGTTATTGACCGGAGAATCTTTTGGAGTGCTGAAAGACCCGTTATGGTCAGGGAAGAGCGAAACCCCGATGGCAGATCGCCGCAATATTGTTCATGCCGCTTCAACGGTAATACGTGGCCGCGGAAAGGGCGTGGTCGTGGCCACGGGAATGAAAACTGCCATTGGCCAACTTGCCAAAGATGTGATGTCGGCAGGTGGCGGAAAGCCTCCCCTGATTATCCGGATGGAACAGTTTAGCCATATGGTGGCGATAGCTGTTCTTGTAGCTTCCGCCGCTCTGGTTTTGATTGGTATTTTCGGGCATGGTCAAGGACTTAAAGAAATGTTTATGTTTGGCGTGGCTATGGCGGTATCGGCTATTCCCGAAGGATTGCCGGTGGCTATGACCGTGGCTTTGGCTGTTGGATCGTCCCGTATGGCGGCAAGGGGGGTCATTATCCGTCAACTTGCCGCTGTTGAGGGCCTGGGAAGTTGTACCTTCATTGCCAGTGACAAAACCGGCACCCTGACTTGCAACGAACTCACGGTCCGGGAAATTCAGTTGGCCCAGGGGGAAACTTTTAAAGTTACAGGAGAAGGATTTGTCCCCGAGGGCCAGATCCTGTTCCAGGATTTACCTGCAAACCCAGCCCAACATCCCATTTTGGAAGATCTGGTCCGAGCGGCGGTCCTGTGCAATGAAGCGGATTTATATCACCGAGAGGAAACCTGGGTTTGGCGGGGAGACCCTACAGACATAGCGCTTCTGTCCCTGGGGTACAAACTGAATGGCACCCCACACACCGCATTGGAACAGTTCCCACAGGTCAATCAGATCCCATTTGAGCCGGAACACCAGTTCTCCGCTTCTTATCATCAAGTCGACGGAGAAACATTAGCATTCGTTAAAGGCGCTCCCGAACGAATCATTTCCATGTGCGCTATTCCTAAAAATGGCGAGCTTTCTGAAAGGCTCCTTAACGCCGCCGAAAATATGGCTCAACAAGGGTATCGAGTGCTGGCCTTTGCCCAGAGAAAAATTGCCGAACAAATGATTCCTTCACAGGTTCCCTCGGAACCCTCTGATTTAGAGTTTCTAGGATTCGTCGGCATGATTGATCCCCTGCGGCCGGGTGTACGCGAAGCGGTGGCCGCTTGTGCCGCCTCAGGGATTGAGGTTTGCATGATAACCGGGGACCATCCAAAGACCGCTTTGGCCATTGCCCAAGGACTTGGTCTGGCTTCCAATCCAGACCAGGTGGTTACGGGATCGGAGCTGATTGGAAAGTCCGATGAGGAATTGCAAAAAATTGTTCAGTATGCCCGCGTGTTTGCCCGCGTGGCGCCGGATCAAAAACTGAGTCTGGTCAATGCCTTGCGTAATTCAGGACATTTTGTCGCTGTGACTGGAGACGGCATCAACGACGCTCCAGCCTTACGTGCTGCAAATATTGGTGTTGCCATGGGAAAAAGCGGGACCGACGTAGCCCGCGAGGCGGCAGAATTGGTAATCAGTGACGACAATTTTGCAACCATCATCAACGGTATCGAGGAAGGACGCGTCACCTACGACAATATCCGCAAGGTAATTTACCTTCTGATTTCTACCGGCGCCGCTGAGATCGTGATGATTACCCTTGCGGTGATCCTGGGGGTGCCCCTGCCTTTGTTGCCTGTGCAATTGCTGTGGCTGAATCTGATCACCAACGGAATCCAGGACGTGGCCCTGGCATTTGAACCAAGTGAAAGTGACGTCCTGAAACGCCCGCCCCGCCCGCCTAAAGAGCCCATCTTCAACCGCTTAATGATCGAAAGAACCGTCATCGCCGCTTTGGTAATGGGATTGGTGGGTTTTTTCTTTTATATGCACCTTCTGCGATTAGGATGGAGCGAATCCTCTGCGCGAAACGCTCTCCTTCTTCTCATGGTGTTGTTTCAAAACGTTCACATTGCCAATTGCCGATCAGAGACCAAATCCGCATTTTCCATTTCAATTTTCAGTAGTCCCATTCTGTTTTATGGTGTCATCACAGCCTTTTCCATCCATGTGCTTACAATGCACCTCCCTTGGGGACAGAAAGTTTTGCGCACCGAACCGGTTGATTTGTCTACCTGGCTAATGGCCTTAGGTTGCGCCTTTTCCATTTTGGTGATTATGGAAATTCACAAAAGGTTTTGGAATCACTATCATCCCCATACTAAAAATAAAAAAAATCTCGATGGTGAGCCAATTGACCATTAA
- a CDS encoding MBL fold metallo-hydrolase, protein MPTLKFLGAIQQVTGSCYLVETTQGKILLDCGMYQGEMRLEKIPEKHFGFDPKSIDAVILSHAHLDHSGLLPRLTREGYRGPVFVTEPTRDLLGVMLKDAAFIQGKDIEWENKWRRRAGKELIEPLYDIKDVEKVLGLLTAVGYNQRTPVISGVEVRFRDAGHIIGSAIVELWVNENGNSKKIVFSGDLGNHSSPLLHDPEIIETADILLMESTYGDRDHKNADKTLEEFKQVLNAAIEDGGNIFIPSFAVGRTQDLLYHLGRFYREGALKQQKVFLDSPMATNVSEIYARHSALYNEEDPEFNKAILIGWENWLPILTYTCTTKESMALNNIKGGAIIIAGSGMCTGGRIRHHFKHNLWRSKSHIIFVGFQARGTLGRTLVDGAKQVKFMGQEFAVKAKVHTLGGFSAHAGQSQLLDWAGRFQEKRPHLYLVHGELNKMLVLQNKFHEKYNWYANIPAPGETIAF, encoded by the coding sequence ATGCCCACTCTTAAATTTTTAGGCGCGATTCAACAGGTAACAGGCTCATGCTATTTGGTAGAAACAACACAAGGGAAAATTCTTCTGGACTGCGGGATGTATCAGGGGGAAATGAGACTTGAAAAAATCCCGGAAAAACATTTTGGGTTTGATCCAAAGTCTATAGACGCCGTTATCTTATCCCATGCCCATCTTGATCATTCCGGCCTGCTACCGCGACTGACTCGCGAGGGTTATCGCGGTCCTGTCTTCGTCACGGAACCTACCCGCGACCTGCTGGGAGTGATGCTAAAAGACGCGGCCTTTATTCAAGGGAAAGATATTGAATGGGAAAATAAATGGAGGCGGCGCGCGGGGAAAGAGCTCATTGAACCTCTTTACGATATTAAAGACGTGGAAAAGGTGCTTGGGCTTTTGACAGCCGTAGGTTACAACCAGCGCACTCCAGTTATTTCTGGAGTTGAGGTGCGTTTTCGCGACGCCGGACATATCATCGGTTCGGCTATCGTGGAGCTATGGGTCAACGAAAACGGAAATAGCAAGAAAATAGTGTTTTCCGGTGACCTGGGCAATCACAGTTCTCCTCTTCTGCATGATCCTGAGATCATAGAAACGGCGGATATTTTATTGATGGAGTCTACCTATGGGGACCGCGATCACAAAAATGCGGATAAGACTTTAGAAGAATTCAAACAGGTCTTGAATGCGGCGATAGAGGACGGTGGGAACATTTTTATCCCATCCTTTGCCGTGGGACGCACTCAAGACCTTCTTTATCATTTGGGAAGGTTTTATCGTGAAGGAGCCTTGAAACAGCAAAAAGTGTTTCTTGACAGTCCGATGGCGACCAATGTGAGTGAGATTTATGCCCGGCACAGCGCTCTTTATAACGAGGAAGATCCGGAGTTTAACAAAGCTATCCTGATCGGGTGGGAAAACTGGCTGCCAATTCTGACATATACCTGTACCACCAAAGAATCCATGGCGCTCAATAATATTAAGGGCGGCGCAATCATAATTGCCGGTAGCGGGATGTGTACAGGCGGACGAATACGCCATCACTTTAAACACAACCTTTGGCGAAGTAAAAGTCATATTATTTTCGTTGGGTTCCAGGCACGGGGAACGCTTGGGCGGACCTTGGTCGATGGCGCCAAGCAAGTGAAATTCATGGGGCAAGAATTTGCGGTAAAGGCTAAGGTTCATACTCTTGGCGGTTTTTCGGCCCATGCCGGGCAGAGCCAATTGCTTGATTGGGCGGGCCGATTTCAGGAAAAGCGGCCTCACCTGTATCTGGTGCATGGGGAATTGAACAAGATGTTGGTATTGCAAAATAAATTTCACGAAAAATATAACTGGTATGCAAATATCCCGGCTCCCGGTGAAACCATCGCATTTTAA
- the nuoM3 gene encoding NADH:ubiquinone oxidoreductase subunit M → MNILMDHLISWMIAVPVLGIVSLGFVRDEGSMRRTAFGFTMVEFFLSLVLWKNFDLTQQSMQFVERVEWMPTFNIQYAVGVDGISILLVVLTALLSPLCVLCSWTGITTRVRAFLSLILLVEGAMIVVFTALDLFLFFMLWELTMIPMYFMIILWGGPNRIAAGLKFVLYSLTGSLLLLVGILGVYLNGGHTYDLLVLSEQTFSSSTQFWLFLAFFLSFAIKMPMVPFHTWLPDAHSEAPTAGSVILAGVLLKMGGYGFLRFCLPMFPEASANFAPYILWLSVIAIIYGGYLALAQSDLKKLVAYSSVSHMGFVTLGIFVFNSQGIQGAVLQMFNHGITTAALFICVGQLYDRTHSRAISDYGGLHKPMPRFVALFFLFSVAAFGLPGTCNFIGEFLVLVGTSYVNFFMVLISMGGIVLAAAYMLWMLQRVALGESKTEAAKVLPDLSNRELATLIPLAVLVLGIGLYPGPLMEMMDASVIHLIQQTTGLQGAEVLHGKN, encoded by the coding sequence ATGAATATATTGATGGATCATCTGATCAGTTGGATGATCGCTGTTCCTGTTTTAGGAATTGTCAGTCTGGGATTTGTGCGCGATGAAGGGTCGATGCGACGAACTGCCTTTGGCTTCACAATGGTGGAGTTTTTCCTTTCGCTGGTACTCTGGAAGAATTTTGATTTAACCCAGCAAAGCATGCAGTTTGTTGAACGCGTGGAATGGATGCCCACGTTCAATATTCAGTATGCGGTTGGTGTGGATGGCATCAGTATTCTATTGGTGGTACTCACAGCCTTGCTTAGTCCACTCTGTGTCCTTTGTTCGTGGACGGGAATTACAACTCGAGTGCGAGCCTTCCTCTCGCTGATCTTGTTGGTTGAAGGCGCCATGATTGTGGTCTTTACCGCCCTGGATCTTTTCCTGTTTTTCATGTTGTGGGAATTGACCATGATTCCCATGTATTTCATGATTATTCTCTGGGGGGGACCGAATCGTATTGCCGCCGGGCTTAAATTCGTTTTATACAGTCTGACGGGAAGCTTACTGCTACTGGTGGGAATACTGGGTGTTTACCTTAATGGAGGACATACCTACGATCTGTTGGTGTTATCTGAACAAACCTTTTCCTCCAGCACGCAATTCTGGTTATTCCTGGCGTTCTTTCTGTCTTTTGCCATAAAAATGCCAATGGTTCCCTTTCATACGTGGCTCCCTGACGCGCACTCCGAAGCGCCTACGGCTGGCAGTGTGATTCTGGCTGGGGTGCTGTTGAAAATGGGGGGGTATGGCTTTTTACGTTTTTGTTTGCCGATGTTTCCAGAGGCTTCGGCGAATTTCGCACCCTATATTTTGTGGTTGTCGGTCATAGCCATTATCTATGGCGGGTATCTGGCCCTGGCGCAGTCAGATCTTAAAAAGCTTGTGGCCTATTCTTCAGTTTCCCACATGGGTTTTGTCACTCTCGGAATTTTTGTTTTCAATAGCCAGGGCATCCAGGGGGCCGTCTTGCAAATGTTTAATCACGGGATCACGACCGCGGCCTTATTTATTTGTGTTGGACAATTATACGACCGCACTCACAGTCGAGCGATTTCTGATTACGGCGGCTTGCATAAACCCATGCCAAGATTTGTCGCATTGTTCTTTTTATTTTCAGTCGCCGCCTTCGGGCTGCCAGGCACCTGTAATTTCATTGGCGAATTTTTAGTCTTAGTAGGAACTTCCTATGTCAACTTTTTCATGGTTCTTATTTCTATGGGCGGTATTGTTTTGGCTGCTGCCTATATGTTGTGGATGCTCCAAAGGGTGGCCTTGGGAGAGTCAAAGACAGAAGCCGCCAAAGTGCTCCCGGATTTATCGAATCGGGAATTGGCTACGCTGATTCCATTGGCTGTCCTCGTATTGGGTATTGGATTGTATCCCGGACCCTTGATGGAGATGATGGATGCGAGTGTGATTCACCTCATCCAACAAACCACAGGGCTGCAGGGGGCTGAAGTGCTTCACGGGAAAAACTAA
- a CDS encoding NADH:ubiquinone oxidoreductase subunit L, with amino-acid sequence MALFVLIPLLPLLASLILLLGGRRWGENSHRIGIPAIGLSFLLSVVAFIEVLRNGPFTLSLYRLLQSGSLTIDLTLYVDQLTVLLLLLVTGVSGVVHVYSSRYMIGESQYNRFFAVIALFTFSMILLVMSGNLLILLISWEVMGVCSYLLISHAAERPSACRAATRAFLVNAIADVGLGFGIILTFYTFGTLDIQTILSQAEGMQDTTINILGWMGLDLQIYPVTLIPFFLFIGAMGKSAQIPFHVWLPGAMEAPTPVSALIHAATMVNAGPFLLVRLSPLMVLSPYAMTFIFFIGAMTAVFAGIVSLTQSDIKKILAYSTISQIGFMVMACGLGAFAVAIFHLLAHGCYKAFFFLSTGNALRSVERSLGHDEHEHPVSEGMGILYGGALVLALLPPLVLFSGPYEYLWGITGFVSATIGFKIIGLITVFVASQYLFKGVTSLFAHGPKTYWPASGQHGLETQSVRPQLLNGSIITGLFLAVVFAGGLMTLFWSWFADFLAPALTFSGDTLGEGAPEQGFPFWLVVSLGIAVAGWVYAYSTQVRSQHQVLRAKGISTRWYVLFWNKGYFDEIYDAYLVTPTIQFARWLWRNIDIRVIDRFIHSIATYSVYFARWLWGIVDIRVIDRFIHFIAAYSVYFAGWLLRIVDIRALEGKVGKVAGQVNATGKLLQEMESRTIQHQLLVMVFWLVAMTGLLYILV; translated from the coding sequence ATTCCTGCCATCGGTTTATCCTTTCTGTTATCCGTTGTCGCTTTCATTGAAGTGTTGAGAAATGGACCATTCACTCTTTCTCTTTATCGCCTCTTACAATCGGGTTCCCTGACCATTGATTTAACTCTATACGTGGACCAATTGACGGTCCTGCTTTTGCTCCTGGTCACAGGAGTGAGTGGGGTGGTGCATGTGTATTCCTCTCGCTACATGATAGGAGAGTCACAATATAATCGTTTTTTCGCCGTCATTGCCTTGTTTACTTTTTCTATGATTTTGTTGGTCATGAGCGGCAACCTCTTGATTTTGTTGATTAGTTGGGAGGTTATGGGGGTCTGTTCCTATCTGTTGATTTCTCACGCGGCAGAGCGACCTTCAGCTTGCCGGGCAGCCACCAGAGCTTTTCTGGTCAACGCAATCGCGGATGTCGGATTAGGTTTTGGCATCATTCTAACCTTTTATACCTTCGGTACACTCGATATACAGACGATACTTTCTCAGGCTGAAGGCATGCAGGACACCACCATCAATATCTTAGGGTGGATGGGTTTGGACCTTCAAATCTATCCCGTGACGCTGATTCCCTTCTTCCTTTTTATCGGGGCTATGGGAAAATCAGCGCAAATACCGTTCCACGTTTGGTTGCCCGGGGCGATGGAAGCTCCGACTCCGGTCTCGGCGCTTATTCATGCGGCCACTATGGTGAATGCGGGTCCGTTTTTGTTAGTGCGATTGAGTCCGTTGATGGTTCTTTCTCCATACGCCATGACGTTCATTTTCTTTATTGGCGCCATGACCGCGGTATTTGCCGGGATCGTTTCCTTGACGCAATCGGACATCAAAAAGATTTTGGCCTATTCCACAATCAGTCAAATCGGGTTCATGGTCATGGCCTGTGGTTTGGGTGCGTTTGCAGTAGCGATTTTCCACCTTCTTGCCCATGGGTGCTACAAAGCGTTCTTTTTTCTATCGACCGGCAATGCGTTGCGGTCCGTGGAACGGAGCCTTGGGCATGATGAGCATGAGCACCCTGTCTCTGAGGGCATGGGGATCTTATATGGCGGGGCCCTGGTGTTGGCGTTACTCCCGCCACTCGTGCTGTTTTCAGGACCGTATGAATATTTGTGGGGAATCACGGGGTTTGTTTCTGCTACGATCGGATTCAAAATCATTGGCTTAATCACGGTATTTGTGGCTTCTCAATATCTTTTTAAAGGCGTCACTTCGCTTTTTGCCCACGGTCCAAAGACGTACTGGCCCGCTTCAGGACAGCATGGTCTGGAGACGCAATCTGTTCGGCCACAGCTTTTAAATGGTTCCATTATAACGGGCCTTTTTCTGGCTGTGGTTTTTGCAGGTGGGCTAATGACTCTGTTTTGGAGTTGGTTCGCCGACTTTCTTGCTCCGGCTTTGACCTTTTCAGGAGACACATTGGGCGAAGGTGCCCCCGAGCAGGGGTTTCCTTTTTGGTTGGTGGTTTCACTTGGCATCGCAGTGGCGGGGTGGGTCTATGCATACTCAACACAGGTCCGGTCCCAACATCAGGTCTTAAGAGCAAAGGGGATAAGCACTCGATGGTACGTCCTGTTTTGGAATAAAGGTTATTTTGATGAGATCTATGATGCCTATCTGGTCACCCCAACCATTCAGTTCGCACGCTGGTTGTGGCGAAATATTGATATAAGGGTTATAGATCGTTTCATCCATTCAATCGCAACTTATTCTGTATATTTTGCAAGGTGGTTGTGGGGAATTGTTGATATAAGGGTTATAGATCGTTTCATCCATTTTATAGCGGCTTATTCTGTGTATTTTGCCGGGTGGTTATTGAGAATTGTTGATATTCGCGCGTTGGAGGGGAAAGTAGGAAAAGTAGCAGGACAAGTTAATGCTACGGGGAAATTACTGCAAGAGATGGAATCCCGTACCATCCAACACCAATTATTAGTAATGGTGTTTTGGTTAGTGGCGATGACTGGCCTGTTGTATATCTTGGTTTAA